From Sporosarcina sp. 6E9, a single genomic window includes:
- the queA gene encoding tRNA preQ1(34) S-adenosylmethionine ribosyltransferase-isomerase QueA, translating to MNVNDFDFHLPEELIAQTPLKDRTASRLLVLDKETGAIEHRHFSSFLDELEKGDLLVLNDTRVLPARLMGVKEETGAAIEVLLLKENGEDEWETLVKPAKRIKLGNTVTFGDGLLKAECTAILEQGGRVFKFTYDGIFHEILDKLGSMPLPPYITETLDDKERYQTVFAKERGSAAAPTAGLHFTDELLDEIREKGVDIAFITLHVGLGTFRPVSVDTIENHTMHSEYYHVTEETAAAINQTKEHGGRIIAVGTTSARTLETIGTEHAGKIIASSGWTSIFIYPGYQFTIVDGLLTNFHLPKSTLLMLVSALTSREHILAAYKSAIEENYRFFSFGDAMFIKPPNRKDSDQ from the coding sequence ATGAACGTAAACGATTTTGATTTTCATTTACCTGAAGAATTAATTGCGCAAACGCCATTGAAAGACCGTACGGCAAGCCGACTATTGGTTCTAGATAAAGAAACCGGTGCAATCGAACATCGGCATTTCTCTAGTTTTTTAGATGAATTAGAAAAAGGCGACTTGCTCGTTTTAAATGATACGCGTGTACTACCGGCGCGGTTAATGGGCGTGAAAGAAGAAACTGGAGCGGCGATTGAAGTTCTTCTTTTGAAAGAAAATGGGGAAGACGAGTGGGAAACACTTGTAAAACCTGCGAAACGTATTAAACTTGGAAATACCGTCACATTTGGCGATGGTTTGTTAAAAGCAGAATGCACAGCGATACTTGAACAAGGCGGACGAGTATTCAAGTTTACTTATGACGGGATTTTTCATGAAATTCTTGATAAACTTGGGAGTATGCCGTTGCCTCCGTATATTACAGAAACACTCGACGATAAAGAACGGTACCAAACTGTTTTTGCGAAAGAACGTGGCTCGGCCGCGGCTCCAACGGCAGGTTTGCATTTCACAGATGAACTTTTAGATGAAATCCGTGAAAAAGGTGTGGACATTGCATTTATCACGCTTCATGTCGGACTTGGAACATTTCGTCCGGTCAGCGTCGATACGATTGAAAATCACACAATGCATTCCGAATATTATCATGTGACAGAAGAAACAGCTGCTGCGATAAATCAAACGAAAGAACACGGCGGAAGAATTATTGCAGTTGGGACAACCTCGGCTCGTACACTAGAAACAATTGGGACTGAGCACGCGGGTAAAATCATCGCCTCTAGTGGATGGACATCGATTTTCATTTATCCGGGCTATCAATTTACAATTGTCGACGGCTTATTAACAAATTTCCATTTGCCAAAATCGACATTGTTAATGCTCGTTTCGGCACTCACGTCAAGAGAACACATACTCGCTGCTTACAAATCGGCAATTGAGGAGAACTATCGCTTTTTCAGTTTTGGTGATGCGATGTTCATAAAGCCTCCAAACAGAAAGGATTCAGATCAATGA
- the tgt gene encoding tRNA guanosine(34) transglycosylase Tgt, whose protein sequence is MTPAVTYEHIKTCKQTGARLGIVHTPHGSFETPTFMPVGTQATVKTMSPEELKEIGSGIILSNTYHLWLRPGHDIIKEAGGLHKFMNWDKPILTDSGGFQVFSLSKFRTIEEEGVHFRHHLNGSKLFLSPEKATEIQNALGADIMMAFDECPPYPATFEYMKASVERTSRWAERCLTAHGRPNDQALFGIVQGGEFEELRKQSAKDLVSMDFPGYAIGGLSVGESKEVMNEVLEFTTPLLPDDKPRYLMGVGSPGSLIDGAIRGIDMFDCVLPTRIARNGTLMTSEGRLVVRNAKYSRDFGPLDPNCDCHVCKNYSRAYIHHLIRAEETFGIRLTSYHNLYFLLNLMEQVRDAIRTDSLGDFREEFFERYGFNKPNAKNF, encoded by the coding sequence ATGACACCAGCAGTTACTTACGAACATATAAAAACATGTAAACAAACCGGCGCTCGTCTCGGGATTGTCCACACGCCACATGGTTCTTTCGAAACACCGACATTTATGCCGGTTGGAACGCAAGCAACCGTAAAAACGATGTCTCCAGAAGAATTAAAGGAGATTGGTTCTGGCATCATTTTAAGCAACACGTACCATTTATGGTTGCGTCCAGGACATGATATTATAAAAGAAGCAGGCGGTTTACATAAATTCATGAATTGGGACAAGCCAATCCTAACAGATTCAGGCGGCTTCCAAGTTTTTTCTTTGAGTAAATTTAGAACCATTGAAGAAGAAGGCGTCCATTTCCGCCATCATTTAAATGGCAGCAAGCTCTTTTTAAGTCCTGAAAAGGCAACTGAAATACAAAATGCACTCGGTGCGGATATTATGATGGCATTCGATGAATGTCCACCGTATCCAGCGACATTCGAGTACATGAAAGCCAGTGTGGAACGAACTTCACGATGGGCAGAACGTTGCTTAACGGCGCACGGACGTCCGAATGATCAGGCGTTGTTCGGTATCGTTCAAGGCGGCGAGTTTGAAGAACTTCGTAAACAAAGTGCTAAAGACCTCGTTTCAATGGATTTCCCTGGTTATGCTATTGGTGGTTTATCGGTAGGGGAATCGAAAGAAGTCATGAACGAGGTATTGGAGTTTACAACTCCGCTTCTACCGGATGATAAACCGCGTTATTTAATGGGTGTCGGTTCGCCGGGTTCACTCATTGACGGTGCAATTCGTGGAATTGATATGTTCGACTGTGTATTGCCAACACGTATCGCTCGTAATGGTACACTAATGACGAGCGAAGGCAGACTCGTTGTACGTAATGCAAAGTACAGCCGAGATTTTGGTCCACTTGACCCGAATTGCGACTGTCACGTGTGTAAAAACTATAGCCGTGCGTACATTCATCACTTAATTCGGGCTGAAGAAACTTTTGGAATTCGACTAACGTCTTATCATAACTTGTACTTTCTATTAAATTTGATGGAGCAAGTACGGGATGCAATTCGCACAGATAGTCTTGGCGATTTCCGCGAAGAATTTTTTGAGCGTTATGGATTTAATAAACCTAATGCAAAAAACTTCTAA
- the yajC gene encoding preprotein translocase subunit YajC, whose product METLMGLLPFIAMFAIMWFFLIRPAQKRQKETKSMQSQLKRGDQVITIGGIHGSIDAVDELTVYLKVADGTTLRFDRQAVGRVTEQA is encoded by the coding sequence ATGGAAACACTAATGGGGCTTTTACCATTCATAGCAATGTTTGCAATCATGTGGTTCTTTCTCATCAGACCAGCTCAAAAGCGTCAAAAAGAAACAAAATCGATGCAGAGCCAGCTGAAGCGCGGGGACCAAGTTATTACAATCGGTGGCATTCACGGATCGATTGACGCAGTAGACGAATTGACGGTGTACTTAAAAGTTGCAGATGGAACAACACTGCGCTTTGATAGACAAGCTGTAGGTCGCGTTACTGAACAAGCATAA
- a CDS encoding DUF421 domain-containing protein has protein sequence MNDLLIIGFRTIFLYFFILLVLRVMGKREVGELGILDVVVFIIMAEVAAMAIEDPKNKLFHTVLPILLLLVIQLITSYISLKSKRFRDIVDGDPSVMIRNGIIMEDEMRRQRYNLDDLFQQLREQQIGSVREVTFAFLEPSGNLSVFTKEDTQPVLALISDGVIQYRHIAIVGIGEQQLIDELTKLGINDIKHIFYCSYEKGKFQYQLKEEFQ, from the coding sequence GTGAATGATTTACTAATAATAGGCTTTCGAACAATCTTTTTATACTTTTTTATATTACTTGTCTTACGGGTAATGGGGAAACGAGAAGTTGGCGAACTTGGAATATTAGATGTTGTTGTTTTTATAATCATGGCTGAGGTCGCAGCAATGGCAATTGAGGATCCAAAGAACAAACTATTCCATACGGTTTTACCAATACTACTACTGCTGGTTATTCAACTAATTACATCTTATATTTCATTAAAAAGTAAAAGGTTCCGCGATATAGTTGATGGTGATCCTTCTGTAATGATTCGTAATGGAATCATAATGGAAGATGAAATGAGACGACAACGCTATAATCTTGATGACTTATTCCAACAACTGAGAGAGCAACAAATTGGTTCTGTCCGCGAAGTAACTTTTGCGTTTTTAGAACCATCCGGCAATCTTTCCGTATTTACTAAAGAAGATACACAACCTGTATTGGCCCTTATTAGCGATGGCGTCATTCAGTATCGACATATTGCAATCGTCGGCATTGGTGAACAACAATTAATCGACGAATTAACTAAATTAGGCATCAACGACATTAAACATATTTTTTATTGTTCCTACGAGAAAGGCAAATTTCAGTATCAATTAAAAGAGGAATTTCAATAA